A DNA window from Kitasatospora viridis contains the following coding sequences:
- a CDS encoding MbtH family protein: MFDDETRSFQVVLNDEEQYSLWPEDRDLPAGWHAEGTSGTKADCLAHIDAVWTDMRPKSLRAAPLTGGAGR, from the coding sequence ATGTTCGATGACGAGACCCGCAGCTTCCAGGTCGTGCTCAACGACGAGGAGCAGTACTCGCTCTGGCCCGAGGACCGCGACCTGCCCGCCGGCTGGCACGCCGAGGGGACCAGCGGCACCAAGGCGGACTGCCTGGCCCACATCGACGCGGTGTGGACCGACATGCGCCCCAAGAGCCTGCGCGCCGCCCCCCTCACCGGCGGGGCGGGCCGATGA
- a CDS encoding type I polyketide synthase: MTAFEQPADGDLIAVVGLAGRFPGTADVDRFWQHLLDGDELITRFPAEPGRPVPAYGVFAESDRFDAAFFGYSPREALMLDPQHRVFLECAWEALERSAHDPARFPGRIGVYAGCGEPTHLQRLYADPELSAAVPGWELRLATAVDFLTSRVSYKLGLTGPAVTVQTACSTSLVAVHQAGQALLAGECDLALAGGVTVQVPHPVPVPTEGGILSMDGHCRPFDARADGTVGADGAGVVVLRRLEDALADGDHVHAVILATAVNNDGNDKIGFTAPSVSGQAAAVRAAHLVAGIDPATIGYLEAHGTATAMGDPIEVEALTQAFRAGTAEKEFCRLGSVKGAIGHPDTAAGVIGLIKAALAVEHGLIPPNAQFTEPNPQLDLSRTPFTVNTELERWSEGPGPRRAGVNSVGLGGTNAHAVLQQPPARPTAEGGRGAELLVLSARTGAALEQAGTRLAAHLTDRPEVQLADVAWTLQEGRGEFAQRAFVVAGDPAAAAARLREGPRTGVAGARPPAVGFLFPGQGGQYPGMAAELYEREPVFRAEVDACAELLAPALGLDLREVLYPTTGDGQRLHRMELAQPAVFTVEYALAQLWRSWGVEPRTVLGHSLGAYAAACVAGVLTLPDALAVVVERGRLLGSLRPGAMLAVGLPEAELRTRLPESLSVAAVNGPDQVVLAGPAEAVAELAEQLTADGVDNRKLHISSAAHSALVEPAVEGFRAFMAGIELRAPELRWISDTTGRPVTAQEATDPAFWARHLRHTVRFGEALDTLLDDETDQVLIEAGPGRTLGTLARRHPAAGARHTVLSCLPHPNDETPARTELLTAVGGAWAAGVRIDWTALAGGRPGRRLILPSYPFQHASYRLGATQEAREEAERPELEQEFEATANPDEARLAELFGQVLGVRGLGRTDDFFDLGGDSLIASRLLALVREAFGVGLSVRAVFKARTVAGLLPLIEEAAAAGGAEEEQVTER, encoded by the coding sequence ATGACCGCCTTCGAGCAGCCCGCCGACGGTGACCTGATCGCCGTGGTCGGCCTGGCCGGCCGGTTCCCCGGCACCGCCGACGTCGACCGGTTCTGGCAGCACCTGCTGGACGGCGACGAACTCATCACCAGGTTCCCCGCCGAACCGGGCCGACCGGTGCCCGCCTACGGCGTCTTCGCGGAGTCCGACCGCTTCGACGCGGCCTTCTTCGGCTACTCGCCGCGCGAGGCGCTGATGCTCGACCCGCAGCACCGGGTCTTCCTGGAGTGCGCCTGGGAGGCGCTGGAGCGCTCCGCCCACGACCCCGCCCGGTTCCCCGGCCGGATCGGCGTCTACGCCGGCTGCGGCGAGCCCACCCACCTGCAACGCCTCTACGCCGACCCGGAGTTGTCCGCCGCCGTGCCCGGCTGGGAGCTGCGGCTGGCCACCGCCGTCGACTTCCTCACCAGCCGGGTCTCCTACAAGCTCGGCCTCACCGGCCCGGCCGTCACCGTGCAGACCGCCTGCTCCACCTCGCTGGTCGCCGTCCACCAGGCCGGGCAGGCGCTGCTCGCCGGCGAGTGCGACCTGGCGCTGGCCGGCGGGGTCACCGTGCAGGTGCCGCACCCGGTGCCGGTGCCCACCGAGGGCGGGATCCTGTCGATGGACGGCCACTGCCGCCCGTTCGACGCCCGCGCCGACGGCACCGTCGGCGCGGACGGCGCCGGCGTGGTGGTGCTGCGCCGACTGGAGGACGCGCTGGCCGACGGCGACCACGTGCACGCCGTCATCCTGGCCACCGCCGTCAACAACGACGGCAACGACAAGATCGGCTTCACCGCGCCCAGCGTCTCCGGCCAGGCCGCCGCGGTGCGGGCCGCCCACCTGGTGGCCGGCATCGACCCCGCCACCATCGGCTACCTGGAGGCGCACGGCACGGCGACCGCGATGGGCGACCCGATCGAGGTCGAGGCGCTCACCCAGGCCTTCCGGGCCGGCACCGCCGAGAAGGAGTTCTGCCGCCTCGGCTCGGTCAAGGGCGCCATCGGCCACCCCGACACCGCCGCCGGCGTGATCGGGCTGATCAAGGCCGCACTCGCGGTCGAACACGGACTGATCCCGCCGAACGCGCAGTTCACCGAGCCGAACCCGCAACTCGACCTGTCCAGGACCCCGTTCACCGTCAACACCGAGCTGGAGCGGTGGAGCGAGGGGCCCGGGCCGCGCCGGGCCGGCGTCAACTCGGTCGGCCTGGGCGGCACCAACGCCCACGCGGTGCTGCAGCAGCCGCCCGCCCGACCGACCGCCGAAGGCGGCCGGGGCGCCGAACTGCTGGTCCTGTCGGCCCGCACCGGTGCCGCCCTGGAGCAGGCCGGCACCCGGCTCGCCGCTCACCTGACGGACCGGCCGGAGGTTCAACTCGCCGACGTCGCCTGGACCTTGCAGGAGGGCCGGGGCGAGTTCGCGCAGCGCGCCTTCGTGGTCGCCGGCGACCCGGCGGCCGCCGCCGCCCGGCTGCGCGAGGGGCCGCGCACCGGGGTGGCCGGCGCCCGCCCGCCCGCGGTCGGCTTCCTCTTCCCCGGCCAGGGCGGCCAGTACCCCGGCATGGCGGCCGAACTCTACGAGCGCGAACCGGTGTTCCGCGCCGAGGTGGACGCCTGCGCCGAACTCCTGGCCCCCGCCCTCGGGCTCGACCTGCGCGAGGTGCTCTACCCGACCACCGGCGACGGGCAGCGGCTGCACCGGATGGAGCTGGCCCAACCCGCCGTCTTCACCGTGGAGTACGCGCTCGCCCAGCTCTGGCGCAGCTGGGGCGTCGAGCCGCGGACCGTCCTCGGGCACAGCCTGGGCGCCTACGCGGCGGCCTGCGTCGCCGGGGTGCTCACGCTGCCCGACGCGCTCGCCGTCGTGGTGGAGCGCGGCCGGCTGCTCGGCTCGCTGCGGCCGGGGGCGATGCTCGCGGTCGGCCTGCCGGAGGCCGAGCTGCGCACCCGGCTGCCCGAATCCCTGTCGGTGGCCGCCGTGAACGGCCCGGACCAGGTCGTGCTGGCCGGCCCCGCCGAGGCGGTGGCCGAACTGGCCGAGCAGCTCACCGCGGACGGCGTGGACAACCGCAAGCTGCACATCTCCAGCGCCGCCCACTCCGCGCTGGTGGAGCCCGCCGTCGAGGGCTTCCGCGCGTTCATGGCGGGCATCGAGCTGCGGGCACCCGAGCTGCGCTGGATCAGCGACACCACCGGGCGGCCGGTCACCGCGCAGGAGGCGACCGACCCCGCGTTCTGGGCCCGCCACCTGCGCCACACCGTGCGGTTCGGCGAGGCGCTGGACACCCTGCTGGACGACGAGACCGACCAGGTGCTGATCGAGGCCGGCCCCGGCCGCACGCTCGGCACCCTGGCCCGCCGCCACCCCGCAGCCGGGGCCCGGCACACCGTGCTCTCCTGCCTGCCGCACCCCAACGACGAGACGCCCGCCCGCACCGAACTGCTCACCGCGGTCGGCGGGGCCTGGGCGGCCGGGGTGCGGATCGACTGGACGGCACTCGCGGGCGGCCGCCCCGGGCGCCGGCTGATCCTGCCCAGCTACCCCTTCCAGCACGCCAGTTACCGCCTGGGCGCCACCCAGGAGGCTCGGGAGGAGGCCGAACGGCCCGAGCTGGAGCAGGAGTTCGAGGCCACCGCGAACCCGGACGAGGCCCGGCTGGCCGAACTCTTCGGCCAGGTGCTCGGGGTGCGCGGGCTCGGCCGCACCGACGACTTCTTCGACCTCGGCGGCGACTCGCTGATCGCCAGCCGGCTGCTCGCCCTGGTGCGGGAGGCCTTCGGGGTCGGGCTGTCGGTGCGCGCCGTGTTCAAGGCGCGCACGGTGGCGGGCCTGCTGCCGCTGATCGAGGAGGCGGCCGCGGCCGGCGGCGCCGAGGAGGAGCAGGTGACGGAGCGATGA
- a CDS encoding MFS transporter encodes MTGSTTSLFRQPDFRRLWSSQTVSSLGTQVTVVALPLLALGRLHAGPLQTTLLASFEFLPFLLIGLPAGVWLDRRAIRPVLVLADLARAVALGLLPLAAWLGFLSLPLVYAAVLVVGAGTVFSDVGHQSLLPTLIDEDRLGDGNGKLQGSQSMSQLAGPALGGLLTGLLSAPLAVLADSLSYLASAGLLSRIRATEPAPAAVAGERSLRREIGEGLRFVFGTPTLRALMFCTALANLAFGGVLAVVVLYGTRGLHLSSGLVGVALAIGNAGGLLAMFCCEPVRKRFGYGGLMIVGVVVFNLGAWLLPLAGGLPLFAGALFVTFLGIMAYNVGQVTIRQIITPRALLGRMNATMRFVMWGTVPLGAALAGLVAQGWSLRGYLWVAAALNATAVLPLLLTPSVLRDPVPATDPQPAADPAAGATATEAAAGAN; translated from the coding sequence ATGACCGGGTCCACCACCAGCCTGTTCCGCCAGCCGGACTTCCGGCGGCTGTGGTCCTCACAGACCGTCAGCTCGCTCGGCACCCAGGTGACCGTGGTGGCGCTGCCGCTGCTCGCCCTGGGCCGGCTGCACGCCGGACCACTGCAGACCACGCTGCTCGCCAGCTTCGAGTTCCTGCCCTTCCTGCTGATCGGCCTGCCCGCCGGGGTGTGGCTGGACCGGCGGGCGATCCGACCGGTGCTGGTGCTGGCCGACCTGGCCAGGGCGGTGGCCCTCGGGCTGCTCCCGCTGGCCGCCTGGCTCGGCTTCCTCAGCCTGCCGCTGGTGTACGCGGCGGTGCTGGTGGTCGGCGCCGGCACGGTCTTCTCCGACGTCGGCCACCAGTCGCTGCTGCCCACCCTGATCGACGAGGACCGGCTCGGCGACGGCAACGGCAAGCTCCAGGGCAGCCAGTCGATGAGCCAGCTGGCCGGCCCCGCCCTCGGCGGGCTGCTGACCGGCCTGCTCTCGGCGCCGCTCGCGGTGCTGGCCGACAGCCTCAGCTACCTGGCCTCGGCCGGCCTGCTCTCCCGGATCCGGGCCACCGAGCCGGCGCCCGCGGCCGTGGCGGGCGAGCGCAGCCTGCGCCGCGAGATCGGCGAGGGCCTGCGCTTCGTCTTCGGCACCCCGACCCTGCGGGCGCTGATGTTCTGCACCGCGCTGGCCAACCTCGCCTTCGGCGGCGTGCTCGCCGTGGTGGTGCTCTACGGCACCCGCGGCCTGCACCTGTCCTCCGGCCTGGTCGGTGTCGCGCTGGCGATCGGCAACGCCGGCGGGCTGCTGGCGATGTTCTGCTGCGAGCCGGTGCGCAAGCGGTTCGGCTACGGCGGGCTGATGATCGTCGGCGTCGTGGTGTTCAACCTCGGGGCCTGGCTGCTGCCGCTGGCCGGCGGCCTGCCGCTGTTCGCCGGCGCCCTGTTCGTCACCTTCCTCGGCATCATGGCCTACAACGTGGGTCAGGTGACGATCCGTCAGATCATCACGCCCCGGGCGCTGCTCGGCCGGATGAACGCCACCATGCGGTTCGTGATGTGGGGCACGGTGCCGCTCGGCGCCGCGCTGGCCGGCCTCGTGGCGCAGGGCTGGAGCCTGCGCGGCTACCTGTGGGTGGCCGCGGCGCTGAACGCCACGGCCGTGCTGCCGCTGCTGCTCACCCCGAGCGTGCTGCGCGACCCCGTGCCGGCCACCGACCCGCAGCCCGCAGCTGACCCGGCCGCTGGTGCGACCGCCACCGAGGCCGCCGCGGGGGCGAACTGA